One segment of Rosa chinensis cultivar Old Blush chromosome 6, RchiOBHm-V2, whole genome shotgun sequence DNA contains the following:
- the LOC112174337 gene encoding caffeic acid 3-O-methyltransferase, whose translation MRSTSPQTIDSTPMSHPQQEEEEELGKQAIRLANVVILPMVLKSALELNVIDIIWGAGDGESLSPSDIAAQLPTKNSNAPAVLDRMLRLLASHSILKCSARTGSDGQVERLYSAGPICKFLVKDQNGGTRSVGPLFLLHHDKVFMESWFHLNDAILEGGIPFNRAYGMTAFEYPETDERFNRVFNQAMSNHTTLILKKILDVYRGFEGINVLVDVGGGIGVTLNLITNKYPHIKGINFDLPHVLADAPSYPGVEPVGGDMFKSVPQGDAIFMKWILHDWSDEHCLTLLKNCCKSLPSSGKVIFVESILPEVPDSTVTSNIVCEQDLLMFTQNPGGKERTKKEYEALALKSGFSRLEVVCSAYNSWVTEFHK comes from the exons ATGAGGAGCACAAGTCCCCAGACAATTGACTCAACTCCAATGTCTCATCcgcaacaagaagaagaagaggaactgGGCAAACAAGCCATACGTTTAGCCAATGTCGTAATCCTTCCGATGGTTCTGAAGTCAGCTCTTGAACTCAACGTCATAGACATTATCTGGGGTGCAGGCGACGGCGAGTCACTCTCACCGTCCGACATTGCGGCTCAGCTCCCCACCAAGAACTCCAACGCCCCGGCTGTTCTGGACCGGATGCTTAGGCTCTTGGCCAGCCACTCGATACTCAAATGCTCGGCCCGGACCGGATCAGATGGGCAGGTAGAGAGGTTGTATAGTGCAGGACCCATTTGCAAATTTCTTGTCAAGGATCAAAATGGAGGAACCAGGTCCGTTGGCCCTCTGTTTCTCTTGCACCATGATAAGGTTTTCATGGAAAGCTG GTTCCATTTGAATGATGCTATATTGGAAGGGGGAATTCCTTTTAATAGGGCCTATGGTATGACAGCATTTGAGTACCCAGAAACAGATGAGAGGTTCAATCGGGTATTCAACCAGGCCATGTCAAACCACACCACATTGATCTTGAAGAAGATACTCGATGTTTATAGAGGGTTTGAGGGGATCAATGTGCTGGTTGATGTGGGAGGTGGAATTGGTGTTACTCTTAATCTCATCACCAACAAGTACCCGCACATTAAGGGCATCAATTTTGATTTGCCACACGTCCTAGCTGATGCTCCTTCTTATCCAG GTGTGGAGCCTGTTGGGGGGGACATGTTTAAAAGTGTCCCACAAGGAGATGCTATATTCATGAAG TGGATTCTTCATGATTGGAGTGATGAACATTGTTTGACACTTCTCAAGAACTGTTGTAAATCTCTCCCTAGCTCTGGAAAAGTGATCTTTGTGGAATCAATTCTTCCGGAAGTACCTGATAGTACCGTTACATCCAACATTGTCTGCGAGCAGGATTTACTAATGTTTACTCAGAACCCAGGAGGGAAAGAGAGGACCAAAAAAGAGTACGAGGCATTGGCACTTAAATCTGGATTTTCTCGATTGGAAGTTGTTTGCTCTGCTTACAACAGCTGGGTCACGGAGTTCCACAAATGA